From Aedes albopictus strain Foshan chromosome 1, AalbF5, whole genome shotgun sequence, one genomic window encodes:
- the LOC109419656 gene encoding uncharacterized protein LOC109419656, with product MSQVEKKTEQSTGEHETDTSKGNSEYQRRINVANLPWDVTEQQLRNLFSDHEVEKVDIYHYRRYTVAAVLFKNKETKAAALAGKENFMFGDRRLRMYSELTYIRYIKRELVVTAIEDENMTEEQLWDKVKAAGVEPTSVLIFYPLGYVTLEKDCDKPAVLEKLKAAGFNAHDVNQRDQNHHLDIWREATLFFRNRNRVQLLNIPSKWIEDKEEMKKQCAEGGTIIEAVTSNAAQNPSVIPNYARIFYETEEQAAKAAKALNGRVVEGKRIHALYPGIVLMPNYKTSVYVTSLSKGVTEEQVYDYFKQFGEIEFTSRRNCGDAAIICFKNAASVDKALACTTFPAPTEENKDATKEVVVKKYDGPLVLRPFTFKRKLESTEGEKVKTEKTKEQRSVLHKLKAYHPIYVGNVPFNCPPLELKQYFAQHGPIKFMFSPQIFSYRNSAPHPVKTFIVYYMNRESQQNAVRFFDHKFFGGHRLHVLPLRGAQCMDVKKTIKMTQLPSMSEDALFKKIKPFVGKINRIVKKVRFEAFIELEDTADVVKLMKTETPNHPLPKSKMEQLTTPISVRLYDEDDVRILNGIAKIVEKNPDMLKKTVLPLNKRPRMDFGGPGFNQGPGGFNPNMNNPNAIQDLLRLAFLSGKNVGESLASNQSSFGSDSSIANSTNFGDGSFGNRNRNSQGGNQGNIRGQGKMNQNSGGNNNAGGNNFQGSPGNQNRGGQNMNRVNQQNQNRSGIMNTSNMNQSGGNFNRPQQNKPMNMKTGNQNRNNQVGGFNMNRNQNNSSFDNDNSFGGGNNFGNNRSNNFSNDSFGIDDNNFDNNGSNNFSNDNYGGNTSRNFGGNMRNQNDNFNSFGSGNNSGSTGGNNRFINDGNNYKSSFNNRSNQNNSFDNGNNFSGNKGGNFGNRQNKSFNQSGNQGGGMSFGEFNSNNSNRSGNFGANNSGFSPGNAGGNKWNNNSQQSNTGSRLAGSIFSRRF from the exons AGTATCAACGCAGAATCAACGTCGCTAATTTGCCATGGGATGTGACCGAGCAGCAGTTGCGTAATTTGTTCAGCGATCATGAGGTCGAGAAGGTGGACATATATCATTACCGCAGGTACACAGTGGCCGCTGTTTTGTTCAAGAACAAAGAAACTAAGGCTGCGGCTCTCGCTGGGAAGGAAAACTTCATGTTCGGTGATCGCCGTCTGCGCATGTACTCGGAACTCACATACATCCGCTATATCAAGCGAGAGCTCGTCGTGACCGCCATTGAAGATGAGAACATGACCGAAGAGCAACTGTGGGATAAGGTCAAGGCTGCTGGAGTGGAACCAACTTCGGTGCTGATCTTCTACCCGTTGGGCTACGTTACCTTGGAGAAGGATTGCGACAAGCCTGCCGTGCTGGAAAAGCTAAAGGCAGCTGGTTTTAATGCGCATGACGTGAACCAACGTGACCAGAACCACCATTTGGATATCTGGCGTGAGGCCACATTATTCTTCCGGAACCGCAATCGCGTGCAGCTTTTGAACATCCCCAGCAAGTGGATTGAAGATAAGGAGGAGATGAAGAAGCAGTGCGCCGAAGGCGGTACCATCATCGAAGCTGTTACAAGTAATGCCGCTCAAAATCCCTCAGTGATTCCCAACTATGCTCGTATCTTCTATGAGACTGAAGAACAGGCCGCCAAAGCTGCAAAGGCTCTGAATGGACGCGTTGTTGAAGGCAAGCGTATCCATGCTCTGTATCCGGGAATTGTTTTGATGCCCAACTACAAGACTTCGGTCTATGTTACGTCGTTGAGTAAGGGCGTCACGGAAGAGCAGGTCTACGACTACTTCAAGCAATTTGGCGAAATCGAGTTCACCAGCCGTCGCAACTGCGGCGATGCTGCTATAATCTGTTTCAAGAACGCTGCTTCCGTTGATAAGGCACTTGCATGCACCACCTTCCCGGCTCCTACCGAGGAGAACAAGGATGCTACCAAGGAGGTCGTTGTTAAGAAATACGATGGCCCATTGGTACTACGCCCGTTTACCTTCAAACGCAAGCTGGAGTCCACAGAGGGAGAAAAAGTAAAAACTGAAAAAACCAAAGAGCAACGAAGTGTGCTGCATAAGTTGAAGGCTTACCATCCGATCTACGTTGGCAACGTGCCGTTCAATTGTCCACCTTTGGAACTAAAGCAATACTTCGCCCAGCATGGACCAATCAAGTTCATGTTCTCGCCACAAATTTTCTCCTACCGCAACAGCGCACCACATCCCGTGAAGACGTTTATCGTCTACTATATGAACCGTGAAAGCCAGCAGAACGCTGTCCGCTTCTTCGATCATAAGTTCTTCGGTGGCCACCGATTGCATGTGCTTCCACTGCGTGGAGCACAATGCATGGATGTTAAGAAGACCATCAAGATGACCCAGCTGCCATCCA TGTCTGAGGATGctttgttcaagaaaatcaaaccATTCGTTGGCAAGATCAATCGCATCGTGAAGAAGGTTCGGTTTGAAGCGTTTATCGAACTGGAAGATACCGCTGATGTCGTGAAATTGATGAAGACTGAAACCCCAAACCATCCCCTGCCGAAAAGCAAGATGGAACAGCTCACTACCCCGATCAGCGTTCGCTTATACGATGAGGACGATGTTCGCATTTTGAACGGCATTGCGAAGATCGTCGAAAAGAACCCAGACATGTTGAAGAAGACTGTTCTACCACTCAACAAGCGCCCACGAATGGACTTCGGCGGCCCAG GTTTTAATCAAGGCCCTGGAGGCTTCAATCCCAATATGAACAATCCAAATGCTATCCAAGATTTGTTGCGCCTTGCGTTTTTGTCCGGCAAGAACGTTGGCGAGAGTCTGGCTTCTAACCAGAGCTCGTTCGGATCTGACTCATCAATCGCCAATTCCACCAACTTTGGCGACGGCAGTTTTGGTAACCGTAACCGCAACAGCCAAGGCGGTAACCAAGGTAACATTCGTGGTCAAGGAAAAATGAACCAGAATTCTGGTGGCAACAATAATGCCGGAGGTAACAATTTCCAAGGTTCCCCAGGAAATCAAAACCGTGGTGGACAAAACATGAATCGTGTTAATCAGCAGAACCAGAACCGTAGTGGTATTATGAACACGAGTAACATGAATCAGAGCGGAGGTAATTTCAATCGCCCTCAGCAAAATAAGCCAATGAACATGAAAACCGGCAATCAAAATCGCAATAATCAGGTTGGTGGTTTCAATATGAACCGCAACCAAAATAACAGCAGTTTTGATAACGACAATTCCTTTGGCGGAGGAAATAACTTTGGCAACAACCGCAGCAACAATTTTTCCAATGATAGTTTTGGAATCGACGATAATAACTTTGATAACAATGGCAGCAATAACTTCTCGAACGACAACTACGGTGGCAATACTAGCCGTAACTTCGGTGGTAACATGCGCAACCAGAACGATAACTTCAACTCGTTCGGTAGCGGAAATAATAGTGGCAGCACCGGTGGAAACAATCGCTTcatcaacgatgggaacaattacaaAAGCAGTTTTAACAACCGCAGCAACCAAAACAATAGTTTTGACAACGGTAACAACTTTTCTGGCAATAAGGGTGGCAATTTCGGCAACCGTCAGAACAAATCTTTCAACCAGAGTGGCAACCAGGGAGGTGGTATGTCGTTTGGTGAATTTAATTCGAATAATTCCAACCGTAGCGGTAATTTCGGGGCAAACAATTCTGGGTTCAGTCCTGGCAATGCCGGAGGAAACAAATGGAACAACAATTCCCAACAGTCCAATACTGGCAGCCGCCTCGCTGGTAGCATTTTCAGTCGACGCTTTTAA